The Sebastes umbrosus isolate fSebUmb1 chromosome 19, fSebUmb1.pri, whole genome shotgun sequence genome has a segment encoding these proteins:
- the LOC119478142 gene encoding cGMP-dependent protein kinase 1-like, with protein MASSKSGGTLRDLQLALQLKIEELRQRDSLIDELELELDDKDDLIRQLQVELDRHRNASQHATNAAETAHTGAAVQTAAAPDEPQRTKRQAISAEPTALDPSQLTGVTLKSYCKTKESSELIQRALMDNDFMKHLEHGQIITIMDCMHPTSLAKGCCVIQEGDDGSTVYVLEEGMVEVTKQGKTLCTIGQGKVFGELAILYNCTRTATVTALTDIKLWAIDRQGFQTIMMRTGLIKHSQYTDFLRSVPSFQSLPEDVLSKLADVLEETHYSDCDYIIRQGATGDTFFIISEGQVKVSQQNSPGEEQVIVKTLSKGDWFGEQALKGEDVRTASVTAEGDVTCLVIDRESFKQLIGGLDDVNNKEYDSDEVKANVQAEADFFSSVSLSDFNIICTLGMGGFSRVELVQLKNDPNRSFALKVLKKRHIMDTSQQGHILSERRIMMETHSPFIIRLYRTFRDSKYLFMLLEACLGGELWTLLRDRGSFDDGTTRFYTGCVIEALAFLHSRGIIYRDLKPENIILDRQGYAKLVDFGFAKKVGLGKKTWTFCGTPEYVAPEIILNKGHDSSADCWSLGILVFELLSGSPPFSGSDPMKTYNVILRGIDMIEFPKKITKSAANLIKRLCRDNPSERLGNQKNGAKDIQKHKWFEGFNWDGLRQGTIGSPFTPPVDGPLDNSNFDYFPEDVEDPPPDEESGWDLEF; from the exons ATGGCATCGTCTAAGAGCGGCGGCACCCTGCGGGACCTCCAGCTGGCGCTGCAGCTGAAGATCGAGGAGCTCCGGCAGAGAGACTCCCTCATCGATGAGCTGGAGCTGGAGTTGGACGACAAGGACGACCTGATCCGACAGCTGCAGGTAGAGCTGGACCGCCACCGCAACGCCTCGCAGCACGCCACCAACGCCGCCGAGACCGCACACACCG GAGCAGCGGTTCAGACGGCAGCAGCACCTGATGAGCCTCAGCGCACTAAGAGACAGGCCATCTCTGCAGAGCCCACAGCGCTGGACCCCTCACAGCTGACCGGGGTCACGCTCAAGAGCTACTGCAAAACCAAAGA GTCCAGTGAGCTGATCCAGAGGGCTCTAATGGACAATGACTTCATGAAACATCTGGAACACGGACAG ATCATCACCATCATGGACTGCATGCATCCCACCAGCCTGGCGAAGGGCTGCTGTGTGATCCAGGAGGGAGACGACGGCTCCACCGTCTACGTTCTGGAGG AGGGGATGGTCGAGGTGACGAAACAAGGAAAGACACTGTGCACCATCGGTCAGGGAAAAGTGTTTGGAGAACTGGCCATCCTGTACAACTGCACTCGCACAGCAACTGtaacag CTCTGACCGACATCAAGCTGTGGGCCATCGACCGACAGGGTTTCCAGACCATCATGATGAGGACCGGCCTCATCAAACATTCCCAGTACACAGACTTCCTCCGCAG CGTTCCCTCGTTCCAGTCGCTGCCGGAGGACGTTCTCAGTAAACTGGCAGATGTtttggaggag ACTCATTACAGCGACTGTGATTACATCATCCGTCAGGGAGCCACCGGAGACACATTCTTCATCATCAGTGAAGGACAG GTGAAAGTGTCCCAGCAGAACTCACCTGGTGAGGAGCAGGTGATCGTGAAGACGCTGTCTAAAGGGGACTGGTTTGGAGAGCAGGCTCTGAAAGG CGAGGACGTCCGTACGGCCAGCGTCACGGCGGAGGGAGACGTCACGTGTCTGGTCATCGATCGAGA GTCGTTCAAACAGCTGATCGGAGGTCTGGATGACGTCAATAACAAGGAGTACGACAGCGACGAGGTCAAGGCAAA TGTTCAGGCAGAAGCAGATTTCTTCTCCAGCGTGTCACTGAGTGATTTCAACATCATCTGCACTCTGGGGATGGGAGGCTTCAGTCGCGTGGAGCTG GTGCAACTAAAGAATGACCCCAATCGATCGTTTGCCCTGAAAGTGTTGAAGAAACGCCACATCATGGACACCAGCCAGCAGGGCCACATCCTGTCAGAGCGCCGCATCATGATGGAGACTCACAGTCCATTCATCATCAG GTTGTATCGGACGTTCAGAGACTCTAAATATCTCTTCATGCTGCTGGAGGCGTGTCTCGGAGGAGAGCTGTGGACGCTGCTGAGAGACAG GGGATCGTTTGACGACGGCACCACTCGCTTCTACACCGGCTGCGTCATCGAGGCACTGGCGTTCCTGCACTCCAGAGGGATCATCTACAGAGACCTGAAACCGGAGAACATCATCCTGGACCGCCAAGGATACGCCAAGCTG GTGGACTTTGGCTTCGCTAAGAAAGTAGGTCTGGGTAAGAAGACGTGGACGTTTTGTGGGACTCCGGAGTACGTCGCCCCGGAGATCATCCTGAACAAAGGTCACGACAGCTCGGCCGACTGCTGGTCTCTGGGGATACTGGTCTTTGAGCTGCTCAGTGGCAG TCCTCCGTTTTCAGGCTCTGACCCCATGAAGACCTACAACGTCATCCTGAGGGGCATCGACATGATCGAGTTTCCCAAGAAGATCACCAAGAGCGCCGCTAACCTCATCAAACGCCTCTGCAG GGACAACCCGTCAGAGAGGCTCGGGAATCAGAAGAATGGAGCGAAGGACATCCAGAAACACAA GTGGTTCGAAGGCTTCAACTGGGACGGCCTCCGCCAGGGAACCATCGGCTCTCCGTTCACCCCCCCG GTGGACGGACCGCTGGACAACAGCAACTTTGACTATTTCCCAGAGGACGTAGAAGACCCTCCTCCTGATGAAGAGTCCGGCTGGGACCTCGAGTTTTAA
- the LOC119478147 gene encoding L antigen family member 3-like → MAKDGVRNKLQFSLEVPFPSSGEAAIALRSLSPDREPRKGGISKELTVTGSTLSVRWSADEARILRVSVNSFLDHLSLVLETMEMFGPPVSQ, encoded by the exons ATGGCGAAAGACGGAGTCAGAAACAAACTGCAGTT ctctctggAGGTTCCCTTTCCGTCGTCTGGAGAGGCCGCCATCGCTCTGCGCTCTCTGTCGCCGGACCGCGAGCCAAGGAAGGGCGGCATCAGCAAAGAGCTCACGGTGACCGGCAGCACGCTGTCTGT gaGGTGGAGCGCAGACGAAGCTCGAATCCTCAGAGTGTCTGTGAACTCGTTTCTGGATCACCTGTCGCTCGTTCTGGAGACCATGGAGATGTTCGGTCCGCCTGTTTCCCAGTGA
- the wdr45 gene encoding WD repeat domain phosphoinositide-interacting protein 4, which produces MTQQRGVNSLQFNQDHSCFCCAMETGVRIYNVEPLMEKGHLDHEQVGSVAACSMLHRSNLLAVVGGGVNPKFSEISVLVWDDARECRDPKDKLVLEFTFTKPVLAVRMRHDKIIIVLKNRIYVYSFPDNPVKLFEFDTRDNPKGLCDLCPSLEKQLLVFPGHKCGSLQLVDLSNTKPGTSSAPFTINAHQSEIACVALNQPGSVAASASRKGTLIRLFDTTTRDKLVELRRGTDPATLYCINFSHDSSFLCASSDKGTVHIFALKDTKLNRRSALARVGKVGPVIGQYVDSQWSLASFTVPAECACICAFGKNTSKNVNSVIAICVDGTFHKYVFTPDGNCNREAFDVYLDICDDDDF; this is translated from the exons ATGACTCAACAGAGAGGAGTCAATAGCCTGCAGTTCAACCAGGACCACA GCTGTTTCTGCTGCGCTATGGAGACGGGGGTCAGGATTTACAACGTGGAGCCGCTGATGGAGAAAGGCCACCTGG accaCGAGCAGGTGGGCAGCGTGGCCGCATGCTCCATGTTACATCGATCCAACCTGCTGGCCGTAGTTGGAGGAGGAGTCAACCCCAAATTCTCAGAAATATCTG TGCTGGTCTGGGACGACGCTCGGGAGTGTCGGGACCCCAAAGATAAGCTGGTTCTGGAGTTCACCTTCACCAAACCGGTTCTAGCTGTTCGCATGAGGCACGACAA gatCATTATCGTATTAAAGAACAGGATCTATGTGTACAGTTTCCCAGATAATCCTGTCAAACTGTTTGAGTTTGACACCAGAGACAACCCCAAAG GTTTGTGTGATTTATGTCCCAGTCTGGAGAAGCAGCTGCTGGTGTTTCCGGGTCATAAATGCGGCAGCCTGCAGCTGGTG GACTTGTCCAACACCAAACCCGGCACGTCATCGGCCCCTTTTACCATCAACGCCCACCAGAGCGAGATCGCCTGCGTGGCGCTGAACCAGCCCGGCAGCGTGGCGGCTTCGGCCTCTCGCAAAGGAACGCTCATCCGCCTGTTTGACACGACGACCAGAGACAAGCTGGTAGAGCTGCGCAGAGGAACCGACCCGGCCACCCTCTACTG CATCAACTTCAGCCACGACTCGTCGTTCCTGTGCGCCTCCAGCGATAAAGGAACAGTTCACATCTTCGCTCTCAAAGACACCAAACTCAACCGGCGCTCAGC gCTGGCGCGTGTCGGGAAGGTgggccctgtgattggtcagtacgTGGACAGCCAGTGGTCGTTGGCCAGCTTCACCGTGCCGGCCGAGTGCGCCTGTATCTGTGCTTTTGGAAAGAACACGTCCAAGAACGTCAACTCGGTCATTG CCATATGTGTGGACGGGACCTTCCACAAGTACGTGTTCACCCCGGACGGGAACTGCAACCGAGAAGCCTTCGACGTGTATCTGGACATATGTGACGACGACGACTTCTGA